The following are from one region of the Mustela lutreola isolate mMusLut2 chromosome 7, mMusLut2.pri, whole genome shotgun sequence genome:
- the LOC131835261 gene encoding olfactory receptor 4K1, translated as MANTNESVVSEFVLLGLSKSWELQLFFFAIFSLVYVTSVLGNIMIIVIISSDSHLNSPMYFLLSNLSFIDICQSNFATPKMLLDFFVEHKTISFEGCMAQIFLLHSFVGSEMMLLVAMAYDRFIAICKPLHYSTIMNRRLCIIFVFISWSVGILHSVSHLAFTVDLPFCGPNEVDSFFCDLPLVIELACMDTYEMEIMTLTNSGLISLGCFLALIISYTIILITVRRRSSSRSSKALSTLTAHITVVILFFGPCIYFYIWPFSRLSVDKFLSVFYTVCTPLLNPIIYSLRNEDVKSAMRKLRNHHVNSWKN; from the coding sequence ATGGCTAACACAAATGAATCAGTGGTATCTGAGTTTGTGCTTCTGGGACTTTCTAAATCTTGGGAacttcagcttttcttttttgccatCTTCTCTTTAGTATATGTGACATCAGTTCTGGGCAACATCATGATTATTGTTATAATTTCCTCTGACTCCCATTTGAACTCACCTATGTACTTCCTGCTCAGTAACCTTTCCTTCATTGATATCTGCCAATCTAATTTTGCCACTCCCAAGATGCTTTTGGACTTCTTTGTTGAACACAAGACTATCTCCTTTGAAGGCTGCATGGCCCAGATATTCCTTCTTCATAGTTTTGTTGGGAGTGAGATGATGTTGCTTGTAGCTATGGCATATGACAGATTTATAGCTATCTGTAAGCCCCTACACTATAGCACAATTATGAATCGGAGACTATGtataatttttgtgtttatttcctgGTCTGTGGGTATTCTTCATTCTGTGAGTCACTTGGCTTTTACAGTGGATCTGCCATTCTGTGGCCCCAATGAGGTAGACAGCTTCTTTTGTGACCTTCCCCTGGTGATAGAGCTGGCTTGTATGGATACTTATGAAATGGAAATTATGACCCTAACTAACAGTGGCCTGATATCACTGGGTTGTTTTCTGGCTTTAATTATTTCCTACACCATCATTTTGATCACAGTTCGTCGCCGGTCCTCCAGCAGGTCATCCAAGGCACTTTCTACATTAACTGCTCACATTACAgtagtgattcttttctttgggCCTTGCATTTACTTCTATATATGGCCTTTTAGCAGACTCTCTGTGGATAAGTTCCTTTCTGTGTTCTACACTGTTTGTACACCCCTGCTGAATCCGATCATCTACTCTCTAAGGAATGAAGATGTTAAATCAGCCATGCGAAAACTGAGAAACCATCATGTGAACTCCTGGAAAAACTAG
- the LOC131835260 gene encoding olfactory receptor 4K5 — protein sequence MDKVNSSVVSEFVLLGLSSSQELQLFFFVFFSVLYAVIVLGNLLIIITVTSDNRLHSPMYFLLGNLSFVDICQASFATPKMIADFLSEHKTISFSGCIAQIFFIHLFTGGEMVLLVSMAYDRYVAICKPLHYVVIMSRRTCTVLVMVSWAVGLVHTLSQLSFTVNLPFCGPNVVDSFFCDLPRVTKLACLDSYIIEILIVINSGILSLSTFSFLVSSYIIILVTVWFKSSAAMAKAFSTLAAHITVVILFFGPCIFIYVWPFTTYPVDKLLAIFYTVFTPILNPIIYTLRNRDMKAAMRKIMTYYLRPKKISEIPLVARNSLY from the coding sequence ATGGATAAGGTCAATTCTTCAGTGGTGTCTGAATTTGTATTGTTGGGACTCTCTAGTTCTCAGGagctccagcttttcttttttgttttcttctctgtgttataTGCGGTCATCGTGCTGGGAAACCTTCTCATTATCATCACAGTAACTTCTGATAACAGACTGCACTCCCCCATGTACTTCCTCCTGGGAAATCTCTCCTTTGTGGACATCTGTCAGGCTTCTTTTGCTACCCCTAAAATGATTGCTGACTTTCTGAGTGAACATAAGACCATCTCCTTCAGTGGCTGCATTGCCCAGATATTCTTCATCCACCTTTTTACTGGAGGAGAGATGGTACTACTTGTCTCCATGGCATATGACAGATACGTAGCCATATGCAAACCCCTACACTATGTAGTCATCATGAGTCGAAGGACGTGCACTGTCCTGGTAATGGTCTCCTGGGCTGTGGGCTTGGTGCACACATTAAGCCAGTTATCATTTACCGTGAACCTGCCTTTTTGTGGACCCAATGTAGTAGACAGCTTTTTTTGTGACCTTCCTCGAGTGACCAAACTTGCCTGCCTGGACTCTTACATAATTGAAATACTAATTGTAATCAATAGTGGAATCCTTTCCCTAagtactttctctttcttggttaGCTCTTACATCATTATTCTTGTCACTGTCTGGTTTAAGTCTTCTGCTGCAATGGCCAAGGCCTTTTCTACACTGGCTGCCCATATCACTGTAGTAATATTGTTCTTTGGACCTTGCATCTTTATCTATGTGTGGCCCTTTACCACTTACCCTGTAGATAAACTTCTTGCCATATTTTACACCGTTTTCACTCCCATTCTAAACCCCATTATTTACACACTAAGAAACAGGGATATGAAGGCTGCCATGAGGAAGATTATGACCTATTACCTGAGGCCCAAGaaaatttctgaaattccactagtAGCAAGGAATTCCCTTTATTAA